The Corvus cornix cornix isolate S_Up_H32 chromosome 6, ASM73873v5, whole genome shotgun sequence genome includes the window CCGTCTGACTGCAGCACCACCTTCCACAACAACGCTGCCGAGGATCTCAGCCAGTGTGGGACACTAACTCGGATATTATCCACTGTTGTTCCATTATTATGGCCCAGTGTGGTGGGGGATAAGTGAATTTTATCAGTCCTGCTGGTCATGCAATGGCTTTGAGGAAACAGGTGCCACTCAGACCCCAAAGCATTCAGGGAGAGAAGAACAAGGAGAAGTCCATAGGAAGTCTAAAAGGAGCATCAACACATTGGCCACATGCACCTGGAAGAGGTTTAAGCACCAtcaggcagcagtgctgcctgacctgacaggacaaggagacAGCATCCAGAGAACGCCACAGAAGATGGACACGGACAGGAAGATCCTGGAGAGCCTCAGACAATTCAAGACCTAACTCAGGATTTAAAATCTCTATTTAATGTGTTCACTTAATGCTGCCAGGTACAAACAGGACAGGTAAGGCAAAAACtggggatgggacagccacacAGACACTCAGAAGCTTCCTGATACAGACAAGGATACAGGGAACGGGAATAGAAAGATGGCGGAAGAGAAACCCAGCCTTTAAAATCCCACGGTTTAATATGTAAATACAAAACCTTAAACTGTTCAGGACCTGTTCTGGTAACAGACTTTGAACTGGGACAGTGCCACTCCAGGTGTGTTCCATTTGTTATTTATGAGCTAGTGTTTCACTATGGAAATGTGGATGCAAAACTCTGGCATCGAGCACCCGCAGACTTTGGATCCCAAATGCAGCAAACCAGGAGGCTCCTGCAGTAACACCCTAAAAATGGACAGGCCTACTGGGACCTTTGGTCAGCAGTGTATTCAATTATTAACTAAGAACTGCTTTCACCAGCTGTTTGGTGGTTTAAAGCCCATTTTTACTGCCTGTACCTTCCCAACCACCTGCATTGCACAACGGAACCCCACAAAGATGAAATTCAACGGGAATTTCATTTTTAGCTCCTAAATCAAAGAAGCACAGAATGGCTGAGGCTGGCAGGGACCTTTTGCTTGGCCTAAAGACTGTGTTTACCTCACCCTAAAGGGACTCTAGACAAGgctctgcagtgacaggacaagggggaatgggttcaGACTGACAGAGGAGAAATTTAGGTGAAATATATGGAAGAAATTgttggctgggagggtgggcaggccctggcacagggtgcccagagcagctggggctgcccctggatccctggcagtgtccaaggccaggctggacattggggcttggagcagcctgtgacagtgggaggtgtccctgcccatggcagggctggcactggatgggctttgaggttccttccaacccaaaccattctgggattccatgaaaGCTGCAAGACTGAACAATAACGTTATTTACAGATATTCCTGAAAAAGCTTTGAGATCTAAAACTAAAACCATGAGACCTTTATGTTAATATTTAACCCCATGTGATGTCTTAAGCTGAGTAACTCCAAGAAAGTTAATATGGGTTAAACCTGATCAAAATTAACTCTGGTTTATTAATGTTGCCACCAACATTGAACTTTTAATTTCAACGTGGTCACCACGTGTCATCACCTCAGTCacactgatttgtttttctaaacagaaattCTGTAGAGCACCCTGAATGTAAAAGACAAGGAGAATCaccagggtttttttatcctgaaGAGTCATCACTTTAACTTGTGGATGAACCAACACAACAGGATCTGTAACCCAAGTCAACCAGCCCTCTCCTTCTGCTTGTTACAACTaagcagctctgagctgacAGAAGAATCAGCCTAATTATGCAGCAggaatttcatttggaaatgaacTTCCTCCCATCAGGAGGATTCCCACTCACTGTTTACTTCTGCCCACCACTGGGGCCAGCACTTTTATCAGCCACAGGACTCAGGGTGGAGAGAACCAGTGAGGGCAGAGCAAAGCACAAGCAATGGGCTGTCAGAGCAACCGAGGGGAGAAACCCAGAAAAACTCAAGGTAACACCACAATAAATGCAAATGCTCTCTGAACAGCAACTCCAGCAAGAGCCAGAGTGttccctcctgagcctcctgctGTTACAGTGGGAAATACGTGTGACGTTGGGGATTGGTTTCATGGTAGCTGCCTTCACCTCCCAGCCCCGTGTCCCAGCAAATGACCCCACAGCATGCATCTAGAAGGAACATAAATGGAAGCCCTACCTTGTCCCACAAGGCACATTCTTCACTTCATCAGTCTGCAGCGTGGTCTGCAACACAAACACAGCCAGCGCTCACACGCCGCTCCCTCCTCCGGGTAggtcctgctgtgccaggctctcACAGCGGGAACACAGAGCCAAAAACGTGTCCTTTGCCTCCCCTGTGATGCCTGCAGGTGTGGGCAGAAGGCAAAGCTTCTCCTCACCTGCCTTTTGGGGGAtgcacaggcagctgtgcctgTTTCCCTGCTCGGGGCACGCTCAGGCATGGGGTGCTCCTGAGGAACAGAGACAGCCACAAACATGGACTGTCCTCCCCGAGCAGGACACTGCCAGTCCCAGCCACACACACACGTGCTGGGGAGGGCTTTCCAACGGGACAAACCCCGGCTGTCTGCTGGCACCGAAGGCAGAAGGAACGTGGGGATTCCCAGGAGCTACACATCCCAGAGCCCCTCTGCAAACAGCAGGGCCaccctccccagagctgctccccctcagcctctcccagggGAGAGAGAGGGCACTGACCTGCACGGATTTGAAGGTGGTGATGAAGGGGAGCATGATGTGGTAGCCAGGCCCGCTTGGGCTGGTCAGCAGCGCACCGCccctgcagagagggaggaaaacagggaaaggcTCAGGAGGGGGGAAACAGCAGGGGCTGGCCTTGAGGGCACACAGGGACAGTTCAAACTGCCGGGGGTCACAGCTGGGGGACTGAGGATTGCATCAGAGCCCCACACTTGCCAGCAATTCCCCAACAGAAGGGCTGAGTGCACCTGATCCTTGCCTGCTGCAACTTTGCTTGGGGCCTGTGAGCCATTAACTCTTGGAGAAGGCAGCTATTGCTAAACCCTCCCAGCATTGCAAcaccacacagagctgcaaGAAGGCAGATTTCTCCTCCCTAAATAGTTCGCTGGTAACCATGGAAAAATCCAGCCGTGGATGCGATGCTGCCAGTTTGGATTTCGGCACAGCCCCTTGCccaaagcacaaagaaaaatccCCCAGGTTCTCATGCTCAACACGCTTGTAACTAAAGGGAAACAGCCCACGGTGGTgagtgggaagggcagggaaaacATTCCAAAGCACCGCCACAGCGGGAGCTCTGGCTGAGTAACAGTTTGGGACAAAGGTGATGGCTCttgctggcacagggagagatCAACAGATGTGAGAAGGCACGATGGAGCAAGAGCTATGGTCCTCTGAGCTCTGAAATCCAGTCTGTGAaaagggcagggaggaaggagagggaggaaaagcagctgagggTTCAGAGACCCAAAGACAAGAGAGTTCTGCACGGGGCCAGCGTGTCTGGGACTCACCAGCGCGGGCGGAAGGGACCAGAAATAACAGGGGCTGCGCACCCAGGAGGAAAAAACCGGAGGGAAGTGCAGGATAGAGCAATCCCTGGGCCCGGGGATGAATCCCAGCTCCGGGAAGGCTCCCGGGGGCACCGTACCTGTAGTACACGGCCAGGTGTCCCTCCTCGACCCTGTGGATGGCGGAGTACAGCAGGAAGACGAGGAGCCCCGTGGCAGCCGCGGCCGCGGCCCCCGCCTGGGCCATGGCCATGTTCGCATCCCCTCCCGGCGCCGGGGGCTCCGCGGGCCCGGCCCTGCCACAGCAACACCGTCAGCGCCGGGCGGCACCGGCCCGGCACCGCCCCCGCGGCCAAGGAGGCACCCGCGACAAACGCCACGGGCCAGGACACGGCCGTAGGGTCAGGGCCCGGCCGCGGAGGGCggcaccgcccgccccgccccgccccggggctGCGCCGGAGGGAccgcccggcccgcccggcacggcacggccccgccccgcggggaCCCGCACCCGGCAAcgcccagccccagccctggccctggccctgTACCTAGTCCTGCCCCGATCCGTCCCTAGGCCCTTGCCCTCCCTACCCCGTACCTATCCTAATCCCCATCCCGTGCCTGTCCCTATGCCCACGCCGTCCTTATCCCGCCCATATCCCTCTCCTGTCCTATCCCGATCCTGTCCCACtctctgccctgtcccctgtccctgtcccgtACGTAGCCCTCTCCCTTATCCCTCTCCCATCTCTCCCGTACCTCTCCCGTTCCCCACGTGCTGCCGAGGCCGCGCTCCCACCCCCGCCGCGCACGCGCGGCGGCGCGGGGCACCCTGGGCGCGCCGCGGCGGCGCGCGGTGATGACGTCATGGCCACCCACCGCCCCTGGTTGCCTGGCAACGGCGTGAGAGCGATGGCGGCACGAGAGCGACCAGGCCTcaccgtgtgtgtgtgtgtctctcaCCACAGAGTTTATTATATATACACGCGCTATACATTCATGGGGCACACGGCAGCGGCGGGGCCTGCCCGCGCCCCCTGCCCTGAGGAGGCTCCACGGGCTgggcccaggctgctccctggggacacagccagcGGGTGCTGTGGTGATGTCAACAAAACACCGCTGGGTCCCACAGGGAAGGCGGCCGAGCCCGCGCTCAGCACATAGAAGGCACTTGGGTgatgcagctcctggggctACTTCAGCCAACTCCAGTCGAAGCTCTGCAAAGAGTAGCAAAAGAACAAGTGAGTGCAGGGTCTGGCTACTGGACGTGTGTCTCATTTGATGAAAAATCAGTAATTGCCCTTAGAAAGGATGCTCCCAGGAGTTAACACaatgcagcacagcacaggagccAGACTCAGTGAGCCCTGTGAGTCCATTCTAGTTTGGGAGATCGTGGGATTTTCCAAACTGGCGGCCAAAGGATGActgtctcctctttcctctgaggaaaggctgagagaactgggattgctcagcctggggaagagaagctTCAGGatgacctcactgtggccttccagggcctgaagggggccgacaggaaaaatggaaagaggCTATTTCtgagggcctggagtgccaggacaagggggaatggcttcccactgccagagggcagggatagatgaGATACTGGGAAGACACGTATATCCATgcacactggcacaggctgcccagagaagctgtggctgccccatccctggaagtgtccaaggccagactggatggggcttggagcagcctggtaCCTTTTCCTGTTCAAGGAGTTCTCCACGTCCCCAGAGCACCCTTAGGTGGTTCTTGAAAGCCAGGTCCTGGCAGATGCACCACCACTTACCATCATgctgttctgctcctgcctcacctCCTGCAGAATGCTGCTGAAGAGCTCGAGGTAATTCACATTCTCCCGTATCACGTCAGCAAAattttccctgcaggaacaaaaaacccctaagatGATGGATTCCAAGCACCAAAAGTACCACTGCCAGCAAAAAGCTCTGCACTGGgggaaaacacaacaaaaccaaaacccaagcAACCCAAAAAAGTGATTTGTAGTGGTAGGTGACACAAAATCCTGCCTGGACGTGGCAGGACAAAGGAGAATGGCTTCACACCGACAGAACATACTGGAAGTAAAATTGCTAAttaagcagagagaaaaacccCCTCAGCTCCTGATAGCCCAGTGTGGACTGAAGGAGAGGGGCCTTAATAACCAGACCCAAGCCCAAGGAAGAGCAACATGATATGCAATAAATGGAGGGCACATGCTTCAGCAGTGCATGCAGTACGTGGAACTGGCTCAGAAATAGAGAGCAGAGGTTCCTCAATCAAGAGTTCAACCAAATCCCGGATTTTCCAAAGCATTAGTAACACACAAACTCCTGCAACTTGTCTGGGGAGAATAAAGGCCCTCAGATACTGAAGCAGGCATGCTGAGCTCCCTGCAGTggctccctccccagcagctcgTACCCATCTTCAGGAGCTGCCAGCGAGGACAGAGGGTGAGGAGCTGTGTTCCCTGAGGAGCTCTGCGGGAGCCACGTGGCTGCTGGAGTTGAGGCTGTCccttccaggctggagctgacCAGTGACCGAGAGGAGCTCTGAGTCTGGAAGAAGGAAATTCAGAAGCATTTAGGCTGAAACGTTATGTAGGCAAGATTTGGGATTACACAGGAGCACTGCTGGTAACACAGACAGACGTGGGAATCAGGAGATGGCCTCAGGCACTGTCATTAATGCAAAAGGAGCAGAGCACTCTCTAGAACACTTTAAGCTAACCAGGAAAGCACCTACTTAGCTTCTGCTTTCACCATCTCAGACTGCccttctctgcagggaaaaaaaaaaaaaaatcagccatgGTGTGGCAGTAACTCCTTTTTGCTGAGTTTACTTTGATGTCTCCCGGCTCCTGCACTGGAAGGAAGTGCAAACAAACAGCCCAACAGCTACTCACACAAGCAATTTTCAGCAGATGCCAGATCTCCCTTTGTCTCTTTCCCTGCATCTGCATCACTGAGTTGTCAGCTTCCTTGATGTTGTTTAGAGCCACTTCAATCTCGGGGAGCAAGTCAATGATCTTCTGCTTGCAGCCCAAGAGCTTGCTAGgataaaaaccaaacacaaagtCACTTCCCAGTTTGTGTGGCAACACATTCTGGCAAAACCAAAAGCCCCACCTTGGGATTCAAGatacttgaaaaattaatgtacaAATCAGTGGGGTATCTTCTCAGCTTTTACACTACTActgtttttcctgaagatttGAATCCCAACCTCCAACTGGCAGAATTTGCCTCGTTTTAAAGTGAACTCTTGGATGCTAACAGTCACGTTTTTAACAATTAAGTGGAAATTCgacacagaggagcagaattAATGCTATGAGAAACATGGATGGAGCTTTTTGGGCTCTGACCCCCCTggttttccctctcctttcctaCTACAAAGCTACAAATGCTGCAAGttggatttgtttgggttttttgtctgCATACAGTACCTGAGGTGGCCAAAGAGCTCCTTGAGGACTCGGTCCTGGCTCTGTACTGTCTGCACAATGATCTTCACCATGTCTGTGCTGTCACTGTAGGCATGATCTGCAAGGGCCAGCAACCACCACGTTAGTAAATCCTAACAGTAATTTCTGGGTTTCAGTTCAGAAAAATCAATCACGGGGTACAAGTGTGAAACAGTCTTTAAATCATCTCCTTCCATACCTGGAGGtcttgtttttaattgcttgtACAAGTCTATGGCTCTCTGTTccctttaaaaagaagaatatgATTCAGACAGGTGTGACCAGGCAGGTGACTCAGGAAAAGAAGCATTGCAATGGAGGGATGCCTTTCTGAACCCACAGACACTGGATCTTCTCCTACAGCTGGTACACAAGCACAACCTTTTGCACACAGGGATGTTCTTTCTGTGATGGAATCCCACACTTTCCTAAAAgctgtctctctttttctccaatTATGCGTTTTCTTCTTAGAAAACCACAAGTGGagcttattttcagtttcaaatcTTCAAATGgctcagctgtgttttccttcccctgtaTCCTTAATTATCCAGTTTCATTTTTGAAACTGTGACTGCCCAACTGCCTGAGAAGTTCTTGTTcctgttctgcattttttgcCTGAATTTTAGTGATGTTCCGTAAATGGAAAGAGACAGCTGCATCCCAAGCAAGACGACTGAGCTTCTCTTCTTCCCATTAAATAAACGTTacttctttcaaatatttcagaagcaaCCAAACTGAAAACTTCCAGCCTTGAACAAAATCCTCCCTGTTCTAAATCCCACTCTGTCAGAAACAAGGAGCAGTTTCCCAGCTCTGACCCTGGTCTGCAGTGGTGgaattgcttaaaaataatgtttaaggAGCAGGTTCGTGATTAgtttgagctgctgctgcaggaggtggcTTCTCCTTTTCACCACTTCATCCTCTGTGCACCAGTTCTGCTGCAATTACACAGGATGAAAAGCAACTTAGcaaagagggagaggggagaacaAGCCAGGAACAGGCACATTTCCTCCCTGAAGAGGCAGAGGTGTTCTGAAGAGCTCTTATTAACGTATTTAATGGCTGTTCAATCCCTCTCTGTTAGAATCACCACTtgtgctctcagcagcagcccagtAACTGCTCCCTATGTCTCCTCAAGATCAGAAATACCATTTGgctctttcatattttaatacttCCCCAAAAAAATCAACTTTCCAAATATTCAAGTACCCAAGAGTTATTTACCCTtgatttgaaaatactgaaggTATTTAACAGGGTTTTACAATGATCACGTGGTTTTCTCACTCAACACTAAGAAAGTCACTCCTCTCCAACACAAAAGGAAATCCCCAGTTGAGATCAAGATATATCTTAGTCCTGCACTCTGGAGAGATGAGGTTTCATAGTTCGGTGACAGAGAAGTGTCCCACAAGTGGTGGGATCTTCCCTTCCATGAGCAAAACGATCTCAAATCAACTGTCCACTACTCTGTACTTGTGGTTTGCATTTCAAAATCGCCAAGGGAACCAgcaacagaggagaaaaaaccccctCAGACACTGAAACACACAGAATCCAATTACGTGCAGTAAAAAGGAGAAGCACAGGACTCACAAGCTCTCCATGACCTCTCCCTGGCGCCTTGCATACGGACTCTTCTGCAGCTCCACGATTTCGGTGTGCAGAGCCATGATCTGCTCATCCAGGTAGCCAATATCTTCAGCCTGAGGTGGAATGTGGGCACAGATCAGACCGAAGGAGAGCAATCAAGGAGATAAAGACCCCCAGAACACTTGTTTGGATAATGGGCTGACTGCATGTCAGTGTAGGAGACAAAAAAGCTCTTTGACACGACGGCTGCTACAACAATTGAAGTTTTTGTTCTCAGTGCATCACCTACACCCAAACCTCTGGCCACCACACTGGCTGAGGCAAATCAGTTTCTTCATAAatcatctctccctgtctctgGGCTGCCTGCTAGACAGACTGAGATATCCCTGTGTATAGAGtgaaacattttccattcctgACAAAGGGACAGGGCAGGTGGAATAACAGAACATAATTCTGCTGGGTCTGCCAAGTAAATACTGGTTGAGGTTCCTGGTTGACTGGAAACAGCCTGGGACAGTCTTGAATTATTCTGCTAGAATCAGCCACCTTTTTATCTATTCCTTAGATAGTAAAAAAGAGATGACTCTTGCTTAAAACTAATTTGTGTATTTGCTTGCAGAATGCCAGTGATTTATGTCTGTACTCTGCAACGAAGGCCTGCAATTTTGAAATCACTGCATAGCAAGGGATTGGTTTTCAGCTTCAGCAATGGGAATTTCTGCATGCAGCAAATCCAGCCAGGAAGACTCCTGCTCCATCACAACACCATTTCTTTTGGGCAACAAGTAACATGTCTattaattctgctttccttttcagagaACTGAGTCCGGTGacttttgtgttgtttttgcCCAAATCCAGTCACAACCCTTGGTGACAGGAGactctttgttttttaatgcacCTGCAGTGATATTCCTGGTCCCACAGCAGGCAGGATTTGAAACATTGAAGAGACACAGGAGTGGCACAGACGACACATTAAGGTCCTGCCACAATCTCCTTCACACAGAGATAATGAAGCTTCTTTAACGTCCCCTACCTGTGCACACTGAGAGgctttctcttccatttccttccaGGCTTTGAGCATCTTTTCTGAAGCTTAAGAGGAGAGagttgttaatttaaaaaaagacattaagacacaaaaataaagcaagacCTGGACTTTACCTATATTGGTGTAATTTGAACACAAAGAACATGATGCTCAATCTCCCGGCAGGAGTCATGACCAAGAGATCACAGAGAAAGTAAAGCTGCAACTGTGATTAACCTTAACTCACACACAAACCCTTCGGTAGGATTTCACTGCTTGCAATCACCGGCCTAAAATGAGTCTGAGTCTTCAAACTCCTCCACTAAGCTCAACAACTGCCACTTTTGATTGAACACAGACTGTCCAAACCCAGTTCTCAGTGtctttccattttccatcaTCATCCTTCAGCCCAGTCATCATTTTTGACTCAAGCTGCATTTTTCAGCCATATAAATTCAAACTATGTGTAAATCTTGCTATTCTTTCCCAAACACTATTTGTTTCTGTGACATGAAGCTGTGGCTGGTGCTTTTCCAGCCTATCTCTCATCCTGACAAATGGTACCTCCTGATAACAAGCACAACAGCTTTTTAGCTCTGTCAGtaaatgcagcagctctgccctccacTTGGTGTCCAGTCACAACTCCAAATGAATCAGACTCTGAATGAATAAATAGCAAATATTTACATCATCAGTACTATTAATGctcctgttttctgttctcagtGGAGGATAGCTGACCACCTGTCTCACTGTCACTGAAGGTCTCCAAAAATATCCTGTATTTTATCCTACTGCCTTTGCTCCTGACAAACTCTCCTCCTGCATCTCCCCTAGCTAAAATACCCCCAATAAAGATGCTGAGCTCCTTTACAGGATCACAGGAGACACCCAGACAAGTGTTCCCCAATACCTACATATGCCATAAGCCATCTGGTCACTGTATCTCTCCAGGTCGAGGCGAATGCTCTGGTGGAAGAAttccagctttgctttcagctgctgggatgctgaCACCATGTTGTTCTTCATTTTGATCAGGTTGGCATTATACCGAAGGAGGCTGAGCCTAACAGATGGAACAAGGACAGCACACATTAGCTGAAAAGCCTACTTCCTCAAAAAGAGGAAATTCTGTTACTCTTAGcgtgactgagcactggcacaagctgcccagagaggttgtggagtctccaccCTTGGAGGTATTTGAAAGCTGTCTGGATGTGGTCCTTTTGGAGCATGGATTGGGCTGAAGGACCTCCACAGGTCCCCATTGACCTCAGCCATGCTGTGAGACTCTGAGTATGTTCAAGTTTTTTCAATTATTATCAATGTCAGGCATTACCCAGCACAGTTTTTTGGGGAGTAAGCTCCCAGCCCAAATATGTTTTATAACATAAAGGCACAGAACAGCAGAGGGCTGTAAAGCTTTGGGGAACCACAACTCCCGAGGTGCACAGTTCCAGGCAAATAgaccctgtgctggcacagcactgaTCCCTCTGAAGGAGTGCCAACTCACATGGCAGCTCTCTGTCCCTGGAAAAGCCTGCTGTAGTCCTCCTTCAGCCCAATGACGTAGTGAACCGCTTCTGCCCACACCTTGCGCAGCTGAGGGATCGGCAGCTGGATTTTGCTGTCCTGGACTGGACACAAGAGAAACAGAGTGAAGCGACAGCTCTGGAAAAGGACAACATTCCTAATTCCTGCTTCAGGGGCCTAGGAAGCAGGTAAGTTCTGCTCAATTTCTAGGTGATGCTGCTGAAGCTTGTATGAGCTTTTCATGTCACACCTCCCCAGGT containing:
- the CHUK gene encoding inhibitor of nuclear factor kappa-B kinase subunit alpha isoform X2 yields the protein MNFLVNNVPLLAMEYCSGGDLRKLLNKPENCCGLKESQILSLLSDIGSGIQYLHKNRIIHRDLKPENIVLQDEGGKIVHKIIDLGYAKDLDQGSLCTSFVGTLQYLAPELFENKSYSVTVDYWSFGTMVFECIAGFRPFLHNLQPFAWHEKIKKKDPKHIFASEEMSGEVSFSTHLPQPHSLCGLIVEPMENWLQLMLNWDPQQRGGGSDPETSRPRCFLIMDHILNLKIVHILNMTSAKIVSFLLHPEESLHSLQNRIEFETGISTGNQELLLETGICLDPRKPASQCVIDGVRGWDSYMVYLFDKSKTVYDGPFASRSLSDCVNYIVQDSKIQLPIPQLRKVWAEAVHYVIGLKEDYSRLFQGQRAAMLSLLRYNANLIKMKNNMVSASQQLKAKLEFFHQSIRLDLERYSDQMAYGISSEKMLKAWKEMEEKASQCAQAEDIGYLDEQIMALHTEIVELQKSPYARRQGEVMESLEQRAIDLYKQLKTRPPDHAYSDSTDMVKIIVQTVQSQDRVLKELFGHLSKLLGCKQKIIDLLPEIEVALNNIKEADNSVMQMQGKRQREIWHLLKIACTQSSSRSLVSSSLEGTASTPAATWLPQSSSGNTAPHPLSSLAAPEDGENFADVIRENVNYLELFSSILQEVRQEQNSMMSFDWSWLK